TCGCGAAAGACCCCAACCACCGGCCGCACAATGTCCCCTTCATCATGCTGGGCGCTGCCATCCTGTGGTTTGGCTGGTTCGGCTTCAACGGCGGGGCCGCAACATCTGCGGAACAGGCCGGCCTGATCTGGGTGAACACGCTGGTGACTCCGGCCGCCGCCATGCTCAGCTGGCTGGTGACGGAGAAGATCCGCCACGGCCACCCCACCTCCCTCGGCGCGGCGTCCGGCGTGGTGGCCGGGCTTGTGGCTATCACCCCGTCCTGCGCCAACATCAGCCCGCTGGCTGCAGTGGGCCTCGGCCTGGTGGCGGGAGCTGCCTGCGCGGTCTTCGTGGACCTCAAATACCGGTTCGGCCTGGATGACTCCCTGGACGTGGTGGGCGTCCACCTCGGCGCCGGGCTCATCGGCACCCTTGCGCTGGGCTTCATCGCCCTCCCGGCAGACGGCCTGGGCGGCGGGCTCTTCTACGGCGGCGGTGTCCAGCAGCTCATCGCGCAGACCGCGGCCGTAGTGATCACCCTGCTGCTTTCCGGCGTCGGAACCCTTGTCATTGGCCGTGCCATCAACAAGGCCATCGGCTTCCGGGTCAGCCACGAGGCGGAGGCTGCCGGTGTAGACCTGGCCGAACATGCCGAGAGTGCCTATGCGTTCGGGGAAATCGGAGCGGGCTTCAACCCGCTGCCGCATGCCGCATCCCCCTCCCCTGCCGGAGTGTCCGCCCCTGACAGGTCCGCCAACGCGGTGTCCGGGGCGACTGCACAGCCCAGCAAGGAAGACTCTTTCGCCTGATCAGTCGGCCAGGATCTTATACAGCGCCCGGCGGGCCTCATCCATCTTTTCGATGGCGGCGGCGCGCTGTTCCTCGGTGACCCCGCTGCGGAACTGGTGAATGGCGCCCATCAGTTTCCCGATGCTCTGGTGGAAGTCGCGGTCCGGGCTGTCCTGCCCAGCGTTCCAGGCGTTTTCCATCTCCTCTGCATGCTCCGCAACGTAGGCCCGGCCCGCGTCCGTAAGGGTGAACTCCGTCCCGCGGCCCTCACTGAGCGCTGAGATCAGGTCCTCGTCAACGAGTTGTTGAAGGGTTGGATAAATGGACCCGGGGCTGGGCCGCCACGTTCCTCCTGTTTTTTCGGCGATCGCCTTGATCAATCCGTAACCATTGGAGGGCGCTTCCGCCAGGAGCGAGAGGATGGCGGCACGGACGTCACCCCTGCTGGCCCTTCGTGGACCACGCCCCAGCCCCGGGCCGAAGCCAGGCCCAAAGCCCGGTCCGAACCCGGGTCCAAAGCCAGGGCCAAACCCGCCGCCCCGGTGCCCATGCGGACCCCTCAGGCCCCGGGCGCGCTCAAACCGACCCCTGCCGAATCCAGGCCCTGGAAATTTTCCTTCAGGAATGCCTTTCATGGTGGCATCTCCCTTCACTTTTGTAGTATTCGCTTCGCTTTTCAGCGATAGTTAACGATATGTCGCTAGTTATCGGCCAGTCAATGGTTTCGGCGTGACCAAATCCTGATCTTCCAGGTGTGGATCGCACCCTCCCACCGGCGTAGTCTTTTGGCACCCCTAGGCTTGAGGGCTGAAGAATGGCGAAGAAGAGGAAGCGCAGCCGCGGTTTCAGCCTTGCCTTGGGACGGTTCCTCGGATTCCTGGCAGCGAGTGCCCTGTGCGGCGTCCTGGCCGCCAGCCTGGTCGTTCCGGCCGTGGCGGCCGCCGGCTTCGGTGTCAGCAACTCCATTGGCTTCTTCGACAGCCTGCCGGAGGAACTGACCGTCCAGCCGCCGTCGCAATCCACCAAGGTCCTCACGTCCGACGGCCAGCCGATCGCCACCTTCTACGCGGAGAACCGCGTCAGGATCCCCCTGGACCAGATGTCGCCCTATATCAGGGATGCCATCGTGGCAATTGAGGACAGCAGGTTCTACGAGCACGCCGGCATTGATCCCCAGGGGATCGTGCGGGCCCTGATATCGAACCTGACCAAGGGTAGCCAGCAGGGCGCCTCCACCATCACGCAGCAATATGTGACCAACGTGATAAATGAGGCCCGCCTTTCGCAGGACAGGCCGGATGAAGTGATCCTGAGCGGGCAAAAAGACGTCGGCGACAAGCTGCGCGAGATGAAACTGGCCATTGCGCTGGAGAAGAAGTTCACCAAGGAGCAGATCCTCGAGGGATACCTGAACATCGTGTTCTTCAACAGCGACGCCTACGGCATCGAGGCAGCCTCACGCTACTTCTTCAGCACCACCGCCAAGGACCTCAACCTTCCGCAGGCAGCCCTGCTGGCCGGACTCGTCAACAGCCCGACGTTCTACAACCCGGCGCTCAACCCTGACAAGTCGGTCGTGCGCCGGAACCAGGTGCTCTCGGAAATGCTCCTCCAACACAAAATCACCCAGGCCCAACATGACGAAGCCGTAGCCACACCCATTGAACTCAGGATCAGTCCGGAGCGGCAAGGTTGCGCCAACGCCTCGATGGCGCCCTACTTCTGCGACTACGTCTCGCATCTCATCCTGAACAACCCTGCCTACGGGGCGAGCCTGATAGAGCGGCAGAGGAAGCTGTACCGCGGGGGCCTCACCATCGTCACTACCCTGGACAGCAGGCTGCAGGCGGCCGCCCAGGCGCAGGTGGACGGTACGGCCGGGCCCAACCCGGACCGGTGGGGAGCGGCGCTGGTGACGGTGCAGCCCGGGACCGGCAAGATCCTGGCCATGGCCCAGAACACCGTGTTCCTTCCCGAACCGGGGAAGTTCGACACCCAACTGAACTTCAACGTGGACGCCAAGGATCCGCAGGGGAACGACCTGAACGGAGCCGGCGGTTTCCAGCCCGGGTCCACCATGAAGCCGTTCACCTTTGCCGAGTGGCTCAACGAGGGCAAATCGCTGACAGCGGAAGTGGACGCGTCCCGGCGCGTGTATCCGCTGGGATTCCCATGGAAGTCCAGTTGCGGAAAGGTGCTGGGCGCCTACAGCACCGCCCAGAATAACCCGGAGCTGGGCGCCGCTGATGACTTGCAGAACGCCGAGGAGGGCTTCTACCGGAAGATGCCCATCAATTATGGGCTCTACAACTCGATCAACACGGCCACGTTTGCCACAGCCGCACAGCTTGATTTCTGCGGCATCCAGAAGATGGTGGACGCTGTGGGCCTCCACAGCGGGCTCGACGGGACCCCGATCAACATGCACCAGCTGGGCAACCTCTTGGGGGCGATCGGAGTTGCTCCCCTTCATCTGGCTAATGCCTTTGCCACTTTTGCCAACGACGGCCGCTACTGCACACCCATTGCGCTGGTAGACGTCAAGGATGCCACCGGCGGCACCCTGCCGGCCCAGCCGGTCGAGTGCCGGAACGCAGTGAAGCCGGATGTGGCCCGCGGGGTCAACAGTGTGCTGCAGGACGTGCTGATCAAGGGCTCAGGCGTCTGGATCAACCCCAAAACCCATAACAAATTCCCGGTGGCGGCCAAGACCGGCACCTCGAACACCAACGGTTCCACGTGGATCGTCGGCTACACCACCGGCCTCGCCACCGCATCGTTCTTCGGCGACGCACTCGAGGGACAGAAGCGGCCCGGGCAGAACGTCACCATCAACGGCACCTTCTACCCCCGCCTTGACGGTTACATGATCGCCGGACCGCAGTGGGCCAATTACATGCTTAAGGTAGTGCCGCTCTATCCCGCCGGGCCGTTCCCGCCTCCTCCACCATCGATGATCGGCCCGAGTCCCTCACCCAGCGCCCGCCCATAGGCGGAAACCACCCGTCGTGGAAGCAACCCGCTAGCCGGTCCCCTTCCACAGCCGCTGCCACCACGAGTGCCGCGGTTCCGGTTCCGGCGGCGCCTCTGCGGGACGGGCGGCACGGCGTTCGCGCCACCGCACCACCTCTTCGTCCACCAGACGGGTCTTGGTGACCACCGGCGGACCACCCTGAAGCTGGCGCCTGGCATCGATGACCCGCCGATTGAAGTCCTGCAGGATGTCCCGCACCTGCTGCTCCGCGTACTGGGCATCGAGCCTGGCATCAAGCTCCGCGTCCTCGGTACGGAGCAGGATCGCGGCGGGGCCAAGCCCGCTGAGGTTCTCCCGCTGGATGAGCCCTTTGACCCACCAGTCCGGGTCGTACCGCTCCCCCAGCCCCGGAATCGGTTTGCCAGCGTATTTGAGGTTGTCGAATTTGCCCTGCGCCATGGCATCGCGGACCAGGTATTCTGCCCGGGCTGCGTCACTTACCTTCTTGCGCTTCTCGCGTTCCTGCGCATCGAGGGCGTCGAGCGCGGCTTCCTCCTCGGCGCTGATGCCGGCTCCGCGGTAGGACCGGACCTCAGCGGCGCGCTCCAGGCGCCTCCGGATATCCTTCGCACCGCCGCCCACCGCCGCCACCGCCTCACTTAGGAATGATGCTTCCTTCCAGTATTCAGAAGCTCGCGGCCCCGTTCAACGCCTGCCCGGCGCAGCCAGCCCGCGGACAAAGGAAAGCGTACGACGGCGGGACGTCCCGTCGTCGTACGCTTTCCCTGGTGCCGTGAGGCTTAGCGGGTCAGGCGTTGGCGTGCTCGGCCAGGATCGCGTCGATCTGGCCTAAAGCCTCCTTCATGCCCTCTTCCATGCCCATCTTGACCATCTCTTCCATCTGCTCTTCGGAATCGAAGGTGGACATGATGGTCATGCGGGTGCGGCCGCCGATGTCCTCCAGGCCAACAGCGGCGTGGGCACTGCCCATGGCGTCCAAGGGCGCTCCGGTTTCGTCAGCGAAGCCGTCATCGAATTCGAGCTTGCGCGGCGGCTCGATGGTCCTGAATTTCCACCAGCCTCGGGGCTTCTCACCTTCGGGGGTGGTCATGTAATAGTCGGCCTTCCCGCCGGGCTGGAAGTCGAACCGGTCAAACGTGGCCGGATAGTTGGGCGGACCCCACCAGCGCTCCAGCTGGCGCGGGTCTTCCCAGACCTGCCAGACGCGCTCGACGCCGGCGTCGAACTCCGCTACGAGGGTGAGGCTGAGGGCCTCGAGATTCTTGGTGGAACTGATAACAGGCATTGCGCAACCTTCCTATCCTTCAGCCAGGATGTCTGCGATCCGGTCGACGCGCTGCCGCCAGATCGCCTCATACTCGTCGAGCAGCCGCCGGGCTTTTTGCAGGCCTTCATGGTTACCCCGCACAATCTGCTCCCTTCCGCGCTTTTCCTTGGTCACCAGGGATGCGCGCTCCAACACCGCAACGTGCTTCTGGACTGCGGCGAAGCTCATGGCGTACAGGCCAGCGAGGCCGGATACCGAATACTCCCCCACCGTCACCCGGCGCACAATATCGCGCCGGGTGCTGTCGGCGAGCGCCTGGAACAGGCGGTCAAGTTCGGTTTCGCTGAGCTGATATACAACCATTTGGTTGTACGATAGTCCCGCGCGGCCCCGGTGTCAATGGGCGCCGATAGCCTTTCCACCCTTCCGCCGCAAAGGCCCCGCTTCCCGGTAGCTTGAAGCCCATGAGCATCTTTCTGGCGGGCGCCGGTCCGGACCCTGCAGCCTTCCCTGAACTGTTCGACCGCTTCGTCCGCGACGTCCAGGAACACAGCGGCGGGGAACGTCCCGTCCGGATTGCCGTGGCGGTGCACCACCGCGGCGGGAACCCTGAGGAAGCCCTGCGGGAGTACGCGGAACCGCTCCTGGCCCGCGCACCGATTGCGCTGGTGCCGGTCCTGCTCACTTCGGATTGTCCGGCGGATCCGGCCGTGTTCCACGGCGTCCACGGCGTGGTGGTGGGCGGCGGGCTGACGCCGGCGTACTGGGACGGGCTCAGCACCTCTGCGGCCGCCATCTCACGGGTGATTGGTGCCGGTACGCCGTACCTCGGCTTTTCCGCAGGGGCCATGGTGGCGCCCCGGAGGGCACTGATAGGGGGTCACGTCATTCGCGGCATAGAAGTCTGTGGCGGGGAATGCTCAGAGGGCCTGGCGGACGTCGAGATCCGGGGCGGACTGGGCCTGGCCCCGTTCGCCGTGGATGTGCATGCGGCCCAGGCGGGCACGCTCAGCCGGGCTGTGGGTGCCGTGGCCGGGGGCCTGGTGGACAGGGCTGTAGCCATCGATGAGAACACAGCCCTGGTCCTGGCTGCACCGGGGGATGACGGCTTTGAGGTGCTCGGCAGCGGCAACTGCTGGGACATCCGCAGGTCCGGGACGGGCTGCAGCGTATCCGTCCTGCGTGCGGCCTGAGGATCCGGACGGCAGGGCAGCCCTTCCTTATGCGTCGAAGTGCGTCTGGACGCTGTCACCGGTCAGTTGTTCGATCAGTTCCGCTGCGACGTCCCGCAACTTCCTGTTGCGGTTGCTGGAAACCTTGGTGAGGATGTCCATCGCTTCTGCCTGGGAGCACCTGTTCTGGGCCATGATGACTCCGCATGCCAGATTGATGGCGGTCCTGCTTTGCATGGC
The Arthrobacter sp. PGP41 genome window above contains:
- a CDS encoding ammonium transporter, coding for MEISAQHVWLMISAAMVLLMTPGLGLFYGGMTRAKAALNMIMMSFISAGIVGVVWVLWGYSMTTGDGVLGLFGNPFANFGLQNLMGSPDLIKAGYSATFAIITVALISGAIADRARFGAWALFVPVWITVVYCPLAYMVWGGGLMSAGGAVTAVFGQVIDFAGGAVVEISSGTAALVLALIVGQRHGFAKDPNHRPHNVPFIMLGAAILWFGWFGFNGGAATSAEQAGLIWVNTLVTPAAAMLSWLVTEKIRHGHPTSLGAASGVVAGLVAITPSCANISPLAAVGLGLVAGAACAVFVDLKYRFGLDDSLDVVGVHLGAGLIGTLALGFIALPADGLGGGLFYGGGVQQLIAQTAAVVITLLLSGVGTLVIGRAINKAIGFRVSHEAEAAGVDLAEHAESAYAFGEIGAGFNPLPHAASPSPAGVSAPDRSANAVSGATAQPSKEDSFA
- a CDS encoding PadR family transcriptional regulator; protein product: MKGIPEGKFPGPGFGRGRFERARGLRGPHGHRGGGFGPGFGPGFGPGFGPGFGPGLGRGPRRASRGDVRAAILSLLAEAPSNGYGLIKAIAEKTGGTWRPSPGSIYPTLQQLVDEDLISALSEGRGTEFTLTDAGRAYVAEHAEEMENAWNAGQDSPDRDFHQSIGKLMGAIHQFRSGVTEEQRAAAIEKMDEARRALYKILAD
- a CDS encoding transglycosylase domain-containing protein yields the protein MAKKRKRSRGFSLALGRFLGFLAASALCGVLAASLVVPAVAAAGFGVSNSIGFFDSLPEELTVQPPSQSTKVLTSDGQPIATFYAENRVRIPLDQMSPYIRDAIVAIEDSRFYEHAGIDPQGIVRALISNLTKGSQQGASTITQQYVTNVINEARLSQDRPDEVILSGQKDVGDKLREMKLAIALEKKFTKEQILEGYLNIVFFNSDAYGIEAASRYFFSTTAKDLNLPQAALLAGLVNSPTFYNPALNPDKSVVRRNQVLSEMLLQHKITQAQHDEAVATPIELRISPERQGCANASMAPYFCDYVSHLILNNPAYGASLIERQRKLYRGGLTIVTTLDSRLQAAAQAQVDGTAGPNPDRWGAALVTVQPGTGKILAMAQNTVFLPEPGKFDTQLNFNVDAKDPQGNDLNGAGGFQPGSTMKPFTFAEWLNEGKSLTAEVDASRRVYPLGFPWKSSCGKVLGAYSTAQNNPELGAADDLQNAEEGFYRKMPINYGLYNSINTATFATAAQLDFCGIQKMVDAVGLHSGLDGTPINMHQLGNLLGAIGVAPLHLANAFATFANDGRYCTPIALVDVKDATGGTLPAQPVECRNAVKPDVARGVNSVLQDVLIKGSGVWINPKTHNKFPVAAKTGTSNTNGSTWIVGYTTGLATASFFGDALEGQKRPGQNVTINGTFYPRLDGYMIAGPQWANYMLKVVPLYPAGPFPPPPPSMIGPSPSPSARP
- a CDS encoding J-domain-containing protein, which encodes MGGGAKDIRRRLERAAEVRSYRGAGISAEEEAALDALDAQEREKRKKVSDAARAEYLVRDAMAQGKFDNLKYAGKPIPGLGERYDPDWWVKGLIQRENLSGLGPAAILLRTEDAELDARLDAQYAEQQVRDILQDFNRRVIDARRQLQGGPPVVTKTRLVDEEVVRWRERRAARPAEAPPEPEPRHSWWQRLWKGTG
- a CDS encoding SRPBCC family protein, translating into MPVISSTKNLEALSLTLVAEFDAGVERVWQVWEDPRQLERWWGPPNYPATFDRFDFQPGGKADYYMTTPEGEKPRGWWKFRTIEPPRKLEFDDGFADETGAPLDAMGSAHAAVGLEDIGGRTRMTIMSTFDSEEQMEEMVKMGMEEGMKEALGQIDAILAEHANA
- a CDS encoding ArsR/SmtB family transcription factor yields the protein MVVYQLSETELDRLFQALADSTRRDIVRRVTVGEYSVSGLAGLYAMSFAAVQKHVAVLERASLVTKEKRGREQIVRGNHEGLQKARRLLDEYEAIWRQRVDRIADILAEG